A single genomic interval of Electrophorus electricus isolate fEleEle1 chromosome 2, fEleEle1.pri, whole genome shotgun sequence harbors:
- the LOC113577948 gene encoding histamine N-methyltransferase-like, producing MAARLPILVDDNLRYLKSYQVFLDNSSEHQSVKAFINGPLAEILASIGKGKTALRVMGVGSGSGENDLEILRQLHLQHPGAKVDYEVVEPSGDMLQKYKDLVENTPDLDHVTFTWNKMKMSQFENDCKGRNLEKKMDFIHIIQALYYVEDSEATILFFKSLLEKNGKLLILLVSGEGSWAKLWKIYRPQFGKTDIRESTTMGDLRSLLDSRGIPYQKYELPSKMDITSCFTSGDEKGELLLDFLTQVQDFSKNASPDLRAGVLDLLRGPDCSQEVDGRIMFNNNIEALLISP from the exons ATGGCAGCTCGGCTTCCCATCCTGGTAGACGATAATCTCAGATACCTGAAATCATACCAGGTTTTTTTGGATAATTCATCAGAACACCAGAGCGTTAAGGCCTTTATCAATGGACCTCTCGCGGAAATATTGGCCAG TATTGGAAAAGGGAAAACTGCCCTCCGTGTGATGGGGGTGGGAAGTGGTTCAG GTGAGAACGATTTGGAGATCCTTCGCCAGCTCCATTTACAGCACCCAGGAGCAAAAGTGGATTATGAGGTGGTGGAACCCAGCGGTGACATGCTTCAGAAATATAAGG aTTTAGTGGAGAATACTCCAGACCTTGATCACGTCACCTTCACatggaataaaatgaaaatgtctcAGTTTGAAAACGACTGTAAAGGGAGGAACCTTGAGAAGAAGATGGATTTCATTCACATAATACAG GCATTGTACTATGTGGAGGATTCAGAGGCTACGATTTTGTTCTTCAAGAGCTTGTTGGAGAAGAATGGCAAGCTCCTTATCCTTCTGGTCTCAG GAGAGGGCAGTTGGGCAAAACTGTGGAAGATATACAGGCCCCAGTTCGGCAAAACCGACATCAGAGAGAGTACCACGATGGGAGACCTCAGGAGCTTGCTGGACTCCAGAGGGATCCCCTATCAGAAATACGAGCTGCCGTCCAAAATGGACATCACCAGCTGTTTCACTTCTGGCGACGAGAAAGGAGAGTTGCTGCTGGACTTCCTGACTCAAGTGCAAGATTTCAGTAAGAATGCCTCCCCAGACCTGAGGGCAGGAGTGCTGGATCTGCTCAGAGGCCCAGACTGCAGCCAGGAGGTGGACGGCAGAATCATGTTCAACAATAACATAGAAGCCCTACTGATAAGTCCATAG